CTTAATTACAcaatacatattcatatacatttGTTTCCATTTTAAGGGATCTCATGAATCTACCTACGATACTTGTCCTCATCGAAGTAGAATGTGCTATATCCATCAAGTTGCACatcattttgtgatattttaacttttgacCTTTTTTGCTGAAATTTTTGTACGGCTTTTTCTGAATTAGCAAATTGATAAAGTGTTAAGAAATTGTAAGCGAAAATCGGTGCAGTAAGCGCTAAAAGGATTATTCCAGAAAAAGCACATAAACAGGCTATTACTCTTCCCATTGCCGTTTTAGGGGCAATGTCGCCGTAACCTACGGTTGTCATGGTAACAAGGGCCCAGTACCAACCCGCTGGAATACTTTGGAAATCTTCTCTTTCTTCTACGACAAACATACAGCTAGCGAAGGAGCTCATCCCAACAATCAAGAACAGTATCAAAATTGACAGATCCTTGAAATTTTCACGTACCGTATAGGCTAAAACCTGTCCAGCACGGACATTAGAGACGATGTTGAACAATCGCAAAGAACGTAAAACTTGTAAGTATCTAAAAGAATCCATCCAACTGTCcctatatttttcatatttatagaCTTGCATTAAAACAAAGTGTACATATGATCCAATGAGAGCCACCATGTACGCAAAATTGATTATATTCAAGAAATACCACTTTCTAGAAGGACAGAAAAGCAGTCGAAGTATCATGTCAATCGTAAAATATACTACAGTTACTTCTTCGAGCACAACAAACATAtacttttttatgtcaaaatctGGTAATTCCACGAATTCACCAATCACTCCGGTAATCTGTGATTCGTTGGAGATTTCGGGAGACGTAGAAAGTAACGTGTCATCAGAAAAGTTTCTTTGCTCCTGGGTTTCAATAAGCTGATCATTGAAATTTTCACCATGCGACATGCTCTTACCATTACCATCATCATCAACGCTTTCACTTTCATTA
The Mercenaria mercenaria strain notata chromosome 10, MADL_Memer_1, whole genome shotgun sequence genome window above contains:
- the LOC123560928 gene encoding potassium voltage-gated channel protein Shaw-like; this translates as MCQSMTNLTESACIDVDRPGDMFASVLALYQTGELHFPMMSCPGAFLNELEFWEISPEMLESCCFNRLQSFVDEQETLQKFRDSHEASRKHFCYSNQFMKSFQGKLWNIIDYSKPSAFGRLYFMVSLSMVLLSICTLAFSTAPYFRRQMTNCERLEYMESSGMEKIELARKWLKEDCNSDKLPDHKPPLWITPPHFGDPNENNRKFKTSVIIFLPYEKDSDNYNESESVDDDGNGKSMSHGENFNDQLIETQEQRNFSDDTLLSTSPEISNESQITGVIGEFVELPDFDIKKYMFVVLEEVTVVYFTIDMILRLLFCPSRKWYFLNIINFAYMVALIGSYVHFVLMQVYKYEKYRDSWMDSFRYLQVLRSLRLFNIVSNVRAGQVLAYTVRENFKDLSILILFLIVGMSSFASCMFVVEEREDFQSIPAGWYWALVTMTTVGYGDIAPKTAMGRVIACLCAFSGIILLALTAPIFAYNFLTLYQFANSEKAVQKFQQKRSKVKISQNDVQLDGYSTFYFDEDKYRR